CGCTCAGACCTCGGGTTGGACAGGCCGGCATCGGAGCGGTATGTGACATGGGTGGGCGGGCTACTGAAAGGCGACCTGGGCGTCAGCTACGTGATGAAGCAGCCGGTCATGGAGATCATCCTCGAGCATGCACCGGTCACCATCCGGCTGGCGCTGAGCGGAATGCTGGTTACCCTGCTGATTGGCCTGCCTCTCGGCATCGCTGCCGCGCTGCGGCCAGGCAGCTGGATTGACCGCACCGCGCTTTCCGTCGCAGCCGCGATCCAGGCCGCCCCGAATTTCTGGGTGGGACTGCTGTTCATCCTGTTCTTTGCCGTTCACCTCGGATTGCTTCCGGTCTCCGGCGACGACTCGTGGCAGAGCTACATCATGCCGGCGGTGATTCTCGGTAAAGGTGCGGTGCCGAATGTCATGCGGCTGACCAGGTCGGGGCTGATGGAAGTGCTTTCGGCCGACTTTATCCGGACCGCAAGAGCAAAAGGGTTCTTCGGCTGGAGCCTCCTGCGTCGCCACGCATTGCGTAATGCGATCCTGCCGGTAGTGAGCGTGCTGGCCATCGAACTCGGAAACAAGCTGGGCGGGTCGGTCGTTACCGAGGTTGTCTTCGCCATGAATGGATTGGGCCGGTTGGCGCTGAACTCGGTGCTCACCGGCGACATCCCCACATTACAGATGCTGGTGCTTGTCTTTGCGGTGATGTTTGTGCTGATGACCTTTCTCTCAGACGTCCTCAACGCCTGGCTTGACCCACGAATTAGGCTTGCATGAGATGACCGAAATTGCTCTGAC
This genomic interval from Cupriavidus oxalaticus contains the following:
- a CDS encoding ABC transporter permease gives rise to the protein MAIAVALTASIVTFALLNFAVDPAAAIVGDTDDPALIAQVRSDLGLDRPASERYVTWVGGLLKGDLGVSYVMKQPVMEIILEHAPVTIRLALSGMLVTLLIGLPLGIAAALRPGSWIDRTALSVAAAIQAAPNFWVGLLFILFFAVHLGLLPVSGDDSWQSYIMPAVILGKGAVPNVMRLTRSGLMEVLSADFIRTARAKGFFGWSLLRRHALRNAILPVVSVLAIELGNKLGGSVVTEVVFAMNGLGRLALNSVLTGDIPTLQMLVLVFAVMFVLMTFLSDVLNAWLDPRIRLA